In Candidatus Tectomicrobia bacterium, the sequence GCCGTGGTACTTCTCCTCCCGCCACATGGAGGAGTACAGCTTCTCCGTGGATTTCATCCCGGTCAGCATGGACGGCGACCCGGAGGAGGAGACGCTCGTCATCCTTCAGTCCGACCCAGGCGAGGTCAGCTACGTGACCTTCTGCCTCCTGGACGATGAGAAGCGCGGCCGCGCCCCTATCGCCTCCTACAGCGAGATCAGCCGGAGCCGCTCCCTCACCTTCCAGCTCGTGAACCTGACGGGGGAGGGGGGGAACGAGCTGCTCGTCTTCGCCCGCGAGGATAACGGGGGGCGCGCCACCGACACCGTCCGCGTCATCAAGCTCTCGAAGACCCGGCGGTTCGAGATGGTGTGGTTCGCCCGCCTGCAGGAGGAGTTCCGCTGGCCCGCGCGGCCGGACGGGCGGAACGCCGGCAAGCTCGTCGAGCGGCTGGAGCAGTTCCGCACCAAGGTGCGGCTCCAGTTCGACGGGCCCCAGGCCCCGGCTACTCTGATCCTCAAGGGGGAACGGGAGTTGGAAGAGGTGGTATCATCCCCCTCCGGGAACGGGCCCGTCAGCCAGAAGTCGCTGCGGACCCTCTCCTTCGAGGAGCACTGGCGCTGGGACGACCGCCTCTACCAGTTCGTCCGCGTCTCGCAGTCGCCCTGAGCGGCCCCGCCGCCATCGGCCACCCGGACACCTGAATGGAAAGGCAGCCGATGCCGGTCCCGCGCCCCGTCATGCTCATCGTCCTCGACGGCTGGGGGCTCCGCGAGGAGCGCTCCCACAACGCCGTGGCCCTCGCGCGCACTCCCGTCATGGATTCCCTCCTCGCCGCCCGGCCGAACACCCGCCTGCGCACCTGCGGCCGCGCGGTGGGGCTGCCCGACGGGCAGATGGGAAACTCCGAGGTGGGCCACCTCAACCTGGGGGCGGGGCGGGTGGTGAACCAGGACATCCGCCGCATCGAGGCCGCCATCGAGGACGGCGGCTTCGACCGCAACCCCGTTCTTCTCGAGGCGGCGCGGGCGGCGAAGCGGAGCGGCGGCGCCCTTCACGTGATGGGGTTGGTGTCGGATGGGGGCGTGCACAGCCATCAGGACCACGGCGTGGCCGCCGCCCGGCTCGCCCGGCGCGAGGGCGTCGAGCGCATCTTCGCTCACGCCTTCACCGACGGCCGAGACACTCCTCCCCGGTCAGGCCGGGAGTTCGTCGCCAAGTTCGCCGGGGACCTGGAGCGCGAGGCGGGAGCGCGGGTCGCCACCGTCATGGGACGCTACTACGCCATGGACCGCGACAAGCGCTGGGAGCGCACCGAGCGAGCCTACCGCGCCCTGGTGAGGGGAGAAGGCATCCCTGCGGCCGATCCCGCCGCCGCCGTCGAGGATTCCTACGCGAAGGACGTGACGGACGAGTTCATCGAGCCGCGCGTCATCCAGGCGGATGGGGGTCCCCTCGCCGCCATCCGGGACGGCGACTCCGTCGTGTGCTTCAACTTCCGGTCGGACCGCGCGCGCCAGCTCACCCGCGCCCTGGTCATCCCGGGCTTCGACGGCTTCGGCGTCCCGGGGCGCCCGCGCATCCACTACGCCTGCATGACGGTGTACGACGAAACCTTCCACCTGCCCGCGGCCTTCCCGCCCCAGGCGATGACGGGCCTCTTCTGCCACGCCTTAGAGGCGGCCGGGAAGACCTGCCTCCGCACGGCGGAGACCGAGAAGTACCCGCACGTTACCTTCTTCTTCAACGGCGGAGTGGAGGAGCCCCCCAGGGGCGAGCGGCGGATCATGGTCCCCTCGCCCAAGGTGGCCACCTACGACCTCCAGCCCGAGATGAGCGCCGAGGGCGTC encodes:
- a CDS encoding 2,3-bisphosphoglycerate-independent phosphoglycerate mutase encodes the protein MPVPRPVMLIVLDGWGLREERSHNAVALARTPVMDSLLAARPNTRLRTCGRAVGLPDGQMGNSEVGHLNLGAGRVVNQDIRRIEAAIEDGGFDRNPVLLEAARAAKRSGGALHVMGLVSDGGVHSHQDHGVAAARLARREGVERIFAHAFTDGRDTPPRSGREFVAKFAGDLEREAGARVATVMGRYYAMDRDKRWERTERAYRALVRGEGIPAADPAAAVEDSYAKDVTDEFIEPRVIQADGGPLAAIRDGDSVVCFNFRSDRARQLTRALVIPGFDGFGVPGRPRIHYACMTVYDETFHLPAAFPPQAMTGLFCHALEAAGKTCLRTAETEKYPHVTFFFNGGVEEPPRGERRIMVPSPKVATYDLQPEMSAEGVTEVVLRAIEEGKDDAIVVNYANPDMVGHTGVEAAAVKAVETVDACLGRVLRALEAKGGAAVVTADHGNCEQMWDEKTNGPHTAHTLNDTPCIVIDPGYRGALRAGGALCDVAPTLLGLMELEPTPEMTGKDLRLHRTER